Genomic segment of Panicum virgatum strain AP13 chromosome 2K, P.virgatum_v5, whole genome shotgun sequence:
TTCTTAAGACGAGTTGTTCCCCCCTCTTTGCTTATAGGTATTTTCATGTGTCCGAAAGGAGTGTTGACGTCAATGTGTCCCTTTATGCTGTAACCAGTTCCCTTTCCCCTGATCATATCCCACATAGCAGAACCGAAATCCTTAGGCCTGAAGCTGATAGGTAAGTTCATAGTTGTTACTTCCTGTTTCTTAATATTAGTACACTCTGTGAGCTCAGCAGAGGCAATGCTCACATTAGCGAGCCACACTTCATAATCCATTGAGTTCAGTCCCAAGTCAAAATCATTCTTGTTGTCCAGATTCAGATGGAGTGTCGCGGTCGACTCTTCGAAAGAGAACTGCTCAAACTTGATCTTATCAATGTCAACATCCGGTCTGTACGGCACCGGGATCTCACCGTTTTTCTCTAGCGGTATAGAAATCCTCCCAAGCACAGGGATATCTATGTGAAGAACGACCTTGACTCTGTAAGGGATGATGCTTCCAGGCTTGATCTCCTTGTAGGTGCTCCTGATGTCATCATAAATCAGTAAAAGGGGGATCTTGACAGTCTCTGAACCGTGAGCATGTATGGTCCCAGCATCAGGGATTGTTCCGGACAC
This window contains:
- the LOC120695929 gene encoding desiccation-related protein At2g46140-like, with amino-acid sequence MSSSDSPIVTERKVDKDKDGDNDDDKGGFFDKVKDFIQDVGEKIEEAVGVGKPTADVTGIHIPHVSLEKIELVVDVLIANPNPVPIPLVDIEYSIESEGRKLVSGTIPDAGTIHAHGSETVKIPLLLIYDDIRSTYKEIKPGSIIPYRVKVVLHIDIPVLGRISIPLEKNGEIPVPYRPDVDIDKIKFEQFSFEESTATLHLNLDNKNDFDLGLNSMDYEVWLANVSIASAELTECTNIKKQEVTTMNLPISFRPKDFGSAMWDMIRGKGTGYSIKGHIDVNTPFGHMKIPISKEGGTTRLKKGDDDDDDKD